From the Planktothrix sp. FACHB-1365 genome, the window AAAGTCGCAATTGCACGATTTCCTGACACACTCCTTCACAAGGATGAGTCACACTAGATTTGCGAGTTTTTAACACGGGAATTAATAGATCGGGTGACTCTTGAACCCAGGTTTTTGAAGCAACAAATGCCGAGGGAAGAGGCAATAAAGCAGCTTGATTTTTGGCTACGGAGTTAGGAGAATTCAGTTGCGGTAAGGCAAAAGATTTGCCCGCAATTAACCCCTCTTTTTTCAGGGTTTGACTAATTTCTGCTAAGGTTTGAATTGAGTCCCGGCGTTGCAGAGGAATTTGTGTCCACGCAGGTAAAAATTGATTCAGCCAAATTCCTACATCAGGATTAACAATCAGTTGATAACTAAACCAAGCACATCCGCCAATTAAGGTTGAGCCTCCCAACAATAAGGTAAAGGCAACCCCATCCGCGATCCATTTTTTCCACAATCTCCATAGCGGTTGACCTCCCCGTTTAACCAACGGTTTTAAGGCCTTGGGTGATGACGTTTTCCCAGAAGCCAAAACAGCTTGTTGAGAACGTCGAATTTGACGACGCTGTAACCCTGATGGAGCCTGGGGTTTACCCGGTTTGGCTTTGGGTTTTAGGGGTTGACTCTTTTTTCGCGCAGAGGGTTGATGACCTGTCTCTAAAGGATTCATCATGAAGATTTAGAAGTAAGATGGGGTTATACTAACGGCGGAGCAATACTTGTTCATAAAGTTCTCCGGCTCGTTCCCAAGTATATTCAGTTTCAATTAATAATCGCCCATTTTGCGACAATTGGTGTCGGAGGTTAGGATGTTCAAACAATCGGCTAATGGCTTCCACATATTCAGCAACGGAGTTAGCGCGTAAGGCTCGATGGGGATGATTTGGCCCATCAACGGCCAATCCTTCTAAGCCTCGGTCACTGGCCACGACGGGAACTCCTGCGGCCATTGCTTCTAGGGTTTTATTTTTAATCCCATATCCACTGCGTAAGGGGGTTACACAAACCGTTGCTTGATGTAAATAATCCACCACCTTCGGAATGCTTCCAGTGACAATTACACCGGGATAATTGGCTAATTGTTGAACCTCTGGTACGGGTCTTGCTCCTACAATGGTAAAGGTTGTATCAGGATAGCGTTCTTGTAAAATGGGTAAAACCTCTAAGCTAAAAAATCGAGCCGCATCGATATTATGGGAAGCATCCATCGCACCGACAAAGGCTAAGTTATGATTATTGGGATCTTGCGATCGCATGGGAAATAATTCTAAATCAACGCCATTAGCAATCACATGAATTTGACCTTGAGGGTTAAACTCCTGAAACTGTTTTTCATCATCATCGGTGGTCACGACTAAATCCTGAAATTTCGCAGCATAGCGTTTTTCATACCGTTCTAAGAGTAAATTTAAGTAAATGCGATCGCGTTGAGGATTGGGAGAAGCCCCCATTTCTAAATGATTACGAGTCCAACCCACCAAGGAACTATGAATATTAACAACGGTATGAACTTGGTTTAGATAGGACGGTCGAATATAAATTTCATTAACACTATGTTCACAAGTAATGATATCAAATTTGCTTTGTTGAATTCCTTGATCAATCCAAGTTTGTATCTCTTTAGAGTAACGATAGAGAACATTAGGAGGCGTACTTTTTATTAAGGAATTTAAAAACCGTCCCACTTTACCCATTCCTGAAGAACCAGGCTCTGGAGGAAGGGGAAAAACCATGAGTTGACTGACCCATTGACGCAATTCTTCAACATCGTGATCACTCACCCCTGGATGTCGTTGGGTGACTAAGGTAATATTGTGGTGAGAATGTAGATATTTCAGCAAGTTAAACGTTCTAATCTCGGTTCCGCCTCGACTGGGGGGATAGGGAAAGGTTGAAGAAATCATTAAAATATTTCGAGAATCATCTGGCATCATAGAATTTACTGAAACCTTAGTTTAAATTGTTAAGAGCTTGATCAACACGAGGAGTTAATAGATGCAGTCTCGGGGCATTTACACTTTAGCAAATGATGTGGTTTTTGACCAGT encodes:
- a CDS encoding glycosyltransferase family 4 protein, encoding MMPDDSRNILMISSTFPYPPSRGGTEIRTFNLLKYLHSHHNITLVTQRHPGVSDHDVEELRQWVSQLMVFPLPPEPGSSGMGKVGRFLNSLIKSTPPNVLYRYSKEIQTWIDQGIQQSKFDIITCEHSVNEIYIRPSYLNQVHTVVNIHSSLVGWTRNHLEMGASPNPQRDRIYLNLLLERYEKRYAAKFQDLVVTTDDDEKQFQEFNPQGQIHVIANGVDLELFPMRSQDPNNHNLAFVGAMDASHNIDAARFFSLEVLPILQERYPDTTFTIVGARPVPEVQQLANYPGVIVTGSIPKVVDYLHQATVCVTPLRSGYGIKNKTLEAMAAGVPVVASDRGLEGLAVDGPNHPHRALRANSVAEYVEAISRLFEHPNLRHQLSQNGRLLIETEYTWERAGELYEQVLLRR